The proteins below are encoded in one region of Shewanella putrefaciens:
- the udp gene encoding uridine phosphorylase: protein MADVFHLGLTKAMLDGATLAIVPGDPERVKRIAELMDNATFLASHREYTSYLAYADGKPVVVCSTGIGGPSTSIAVEELAQLGVNTFLRVGTTGAIQPHVNVGDVIVTQASVRLDGASLHFAPMEFPAVANFECTTAMVAACRDAGVEPHIGVTASSDTFYPGQERYDTVTGRVTRRFAGSMKEWQEMGVLNYEMESATLFTMCATQGWRAACVAGVIVNRTQQEIPDEATMKKTEVSAVSIVVAAAKKLLA, encoded by the coding sequence ATGGCTGATGTATTTCATTTAGGTTTGACCAAAGCGATGCTCGACGGTGCAACCTTGGCAATTGTGCCGGGCGATCCTGAGCGTGTAAAACGTATTGCCGAGTTAATGGATAATGCGACTTTCCTTGCGAGCCACCGCGAGTATACGAGCTATTTAGCCTATGCCGATGGTAAGCCAGTAGTGGTTTGTTCGACGGGTATTGGTGGTCCATCAACGTCTATTGCCGTTGAAGAGTTAGCGCAATTAGGCGTGAATACCTTCCTGCGTGTTGGAACAACCGGTGCGATTCAGCCTCATGTAAATGTGGGCGATGTGATTGTGACTCAAGCATCAGTGCGTTTAGATGGCGCGAGCCTACACTTTGCACCTATGGAGTTCCCAGCGGTTGCAAACTTTGAATGTACCACGGCTATGGTTGCCGCGTGCCGCGATGCGGGTGTAGAGCCACACATTGGTGTGACAGCATCTTCAGATACCTTCTATCCTGGCCAAGAGCGCTATGACACTGTCACAGGCCGTGTGACACGTCGTTTTGCTGGCTCAATGAAAGAATGGCAAGAAATGGGCGTGCTGAACTATGAAATGGAATCAGCGACACTCTTCACTATGTGTGCGACTCAAGGTTGGCGTGCTGCCTGTGTTGCCGGTGTGATTGTGAACCGTACCCAGCAAGAAATCCCCGATGAAGCGACTATGAAGAAAACCGAAGTCAGTGCGGTTTCTATTGTGGTTGCAGCGGCTAAGAAATTACTCGCGTAA
- a CDS encoding outer membrane protein OmpK, producing MKKTCLCLALMLSPQAFADDLVQWWDFSATALYGEDYDLAPSDKQATVTLETAGAWKYGDWFAFQDFIYFKGDHTGMDSTTYGEISPRFSASKILGEKIAFGPITDLSLALTYEEGEGPVHSLLYGLGVDVAVPYFTYLNFNTYRRDAMSSGNISDGWQFTPVFRIDIPVGSANIVLDGFIDWVFASDNDGYEENFHFNPQLKYDLGKSLFGEHKANKLLVGIEYDLWTNKYGVKGVDQDTYSVIAQYHF from the coding sequence ATGAAAAAAACATGCCTATGTCTAGCATTAATGCTTTCACCTCAAGCATTTGCAGATGACTTAGTACAGTGGTGGGATTTCAGTGCAACTGCCCTCTATGGTGAAGACTACGATTTGGCACCTTCGGACAAACAAGCCACTGTGACACTCGAAACCGCTGGCGCATGGAAATACGGTGATTGGTTTGCCTTCCAAGATTTTATCTATTTCAAGGGCGACCACACGGGCATGGATAGCACCACCTATGGCGAAATTTCACCACGCTTTAGCGCCAGTAAAATCCTAGGTGAGAAGATCGCCTTCGGCCCCATTACCGATCTTTCATTAGCACTCACCTATGAAGAAGGTGAAGGCCCTGTGCATAGCTTACTCTATGGCTTAGGTGTGGATGTTGCAGTGCCTTACTTTACCTATCTGAACTTCAATACCTATCGCCGCGATGCAATGAGTTCAGGCAATATCAGTGACGGCTGGCAGTTTACCCCAGTCTTTAGAATTGATATTCCCGTGGGTTCAGCCAATATCGTCCTCGATGGCTTTATCGATTGGGTATTTGCCAGCGACAATGACGGCTATGAAGAGAACTTCCACTTCAACCCACAGTTAAAATATGACCTAGGCAAGAGCCTATTTGGTGAGCACAAAGCCAATAAACTGTTGGTCGGTATCGAATACGATCTGTGGACCAACAAATATGGCGTGAAAGGCGTAGATCAAGACACTTACTCTGTGATCGCCCAATACCATTTCTAA
- a CDS encoding mechanosensitive ion channel family protein encodes MITPGLDQELQQLQGVYQLITEFLVTYSFQLVGALLIFLLGLWIASKVSRLVAKQFEKHNIDITLSNFVSNLIRILIIVMVGIIALGKIGISVTPMVAAIGAASLGAGLALQGMLSNYAAGITIIVTRPFVVGNTIEIKGESGVVKRIHLGMTILTNEEGEQISIPNKHIVGEILHNSFSNKLVEAQFNLSYNTDPERAISVITEVLSNNPYVYQGTAPNIGINGFNAIGIEMAVRYWVPTQSYFQHKYKVNLALYQALKQADIEMACPVREIHLREK; translated from the coding sequence ATGATAACACCGGGACTCGATCAGGAATTACAACAGCTACAGGGCGTTTATCAACTCATCACGGAATTTTTAGTGACCTACAGCTTCCAGTTAGTCGGCGCTTTACTGATCTTTTTATTGGGTTTATGGATCGCCAGTAAAGTCTCCCGCTTAGTCGCTAAGCAGTTCGAAAAACACAATATCGATATCACCCTCAGCAACTTCGTCAGTAATCTTATCCGCATTCTGATCATAGTGATGGTCGGGATCATCGCCCTTGGCAAAATCGGCATCAGCGTTACCCCTATGGTAGCGGCAATAGGGGCTGCGTCCCTCGGCGCGGGCCTCGCCTTACAGGGCATGCTATCTAATTATGCGGCCGGTATTACGATTATTGTGACTCGGCCTTTTGTGGTGGGTAATACGATTGAAATCAAAGGCGAAAGCGGTGTGGTTAAGCGTATTCACTTAGGCATGACCATACTGACCAACGAGGAAGGCGAACAAATTAGCATCCCCAATAAGCATATCGTCGGTGAAATCCTGCATAACTCCTTCAGTAATAAGCTGGTAGAGGCCCAATTTAACCTCAGCTACAACACAGATCCCGAGCGGGCGATTAGTGTTATCACTGAGGTATTAAGCAACAATCCCTATGTCTATCAAGGGACGGCTCCCAATATTGGTATCAATGGCTTTAATGCAATCGGCATCGAAATGGCCGTACGTTATTGGGTCCCCACCCAAAGCTATTTTCAGCATAAATATAAAGTGAACTTAGCCCTCTACCAGGCCCTTAAACAGGCCGACATTGAGATGGCCTGCCCGGTAAGAGAAATCCATTTGCGGGAGAAATAA
- a CDS encoding SPOR domain-containing protein, whose translation MSNRDYANRRPQSGAKPRPIRATRARPAQKKAAPHKKLPLALILFAFIAVGCFGYFLWSIKDTAKQTPPEAATVKTEPRPKAQEPAATLTPKVKETERQAVAVTVPVDEPAVAVAPKKDPNALPPQPKEEWTYLDELENKHVEVDIPDVVATRTPQQYQLQCASFRQESQANQMKAVIAFQGLEAQVRQIEGTTGTWYKVALGPYETKREAERKRHVLQNAGINGCQILAIAK comes from the coding sequence ATGAGTAATCGCGACTACGCCAACAGAAGACCGCAATCGGGCGCTAAACCGCGCCCTATTCGCGCAACGCGAGCACGGCCAGCCCAGAAGAAGGCTGCGCCGCACAAAAAGCTTCCCCTAGCGTTAATCCTGTTTGCCTTTATCGCTGTGGGCTGTTTTGGCTATTTTCTTTGGAGTATCAAGGACACGGCCAAACAGACCCCCCCTGAGGCGGCAACCGTAAAAACTGAGCCTCGCCCTAAGGCACAGGAACCCGCGGCCACACTAACGCCTAAGGTAAAGGAAACCGAACGACAGGCGGTTGCGGTTACCGTTCCCGTTGATGAACCCGCGGTAGCTGTGGCTCCTAAAAAAGATCCCAATGCTCTGCCACCACAACCCAAGGAAGAATGGACCTATTTGGACGAGCTTGAAAACAAGCACGTTGAAGTGGATATTCCCGATGTTGTGGCAACCCGCACACCACAGCAATATCAATTGCAGTGCGCTTCGTTCCGTCAGGAATCCCAAGCCAATCAGATGAAGGCTGTCATCGCCTTTCAAGGTTTAGAGGCGCAGGTAAGGCAAATCGAAGGCACCACAGGCACTTGGTATAAGGTGGCCCTAGGACCTTACGAAACCAAACGTGAGGCGGAGCGCAAACGCCATGTGCTGCAAAATGCAGGGATCAATGGCTGCCAGATCTTGGCGATTGCCAAGTAA
- a CDS encoding SPFH domain-containing protein produces the protein MFVFTLVILFVLFILYKLMLIVPMREVHVIERLGKFRTVLQPGFHFLIPFFDRVAYRHDTREQVLDVPPQSCISKDNTQLEVDGLVYLKVMDGKLASYGIENYRKAAVNLAQTTMRSEIGKLTLSETFSERDSLNESIVREIDKASEPWGIKVLRYEIRNITPSRHVIHTLEKQMEAERRKRAEITLANAEKAAMINMSEGERQEAINISEGQKQKRINEAKGTGQEIAIIAKAKSEGMAMISQALAVNGGNDAMNMLLKEQFIAQVGKILSDAQVSVVPAEMAKLEGFFEGMEQVTHTVSGQHSVNKGAR, from the coding sequence ATGTTTGTGTTTACCTTAGTGATTCTGTTTGTCCTCTTTATTCTCTATAAATTGATGCTGATTGTGCCTATGCGTGAGGTGCACGTTATCGAGCGTTTAGGGAAATTTCGGACTGTATTGCAACCGGGGTTTCATTTCTTAATCCCTTTCTTCGATCGCGTTGCCTATCGACACGATACCCGCGAGCAAGTGCTCGATGTGCCGCCACAGAGTTGTATTTCCAAGGATAATACCCAGCTTGAGGTGGATGGCTTGGTGTACCTTAAAGTGATGGACGGCAAGTTAGCCAGTTACGGTATTGAGAATTACCGCAAGGCCGCAGTCAATCTAGCTCAAACTACTATGCGATCGGAAATTGGTAAATTGACCTTAAGTGAAACCTTCTCCGAGCGTGACAGTTTAAACGAATCCATAGTGCGTGAGATTGATAAAGCCTCTGAACCTTGGGGGATCAAAGTCCTGCGTTATGAAATTCGCAATATTACGCCATCACGCCATGTGATCCATACCCTGGAGAAGCAAATGGAAGCCGAGCGCCGCAAGCGTGCGGAAATCACCTTAGCCAATGCGGAAAAGGCGGCCATGATCAATATGTCCGAAGGCGAGCGTCAAGAGGCGATCAATATTTCAGAGGGGCAAAAACAGAAGCGGATTAACGAAGCCAAAGGCACGGGGCAGGAAATCGCCATCATTGCCAAGGCTAAGTCGGAGGGGATGGCGATGATCTCCCAAGCCTTAGCGGTTAACGGGGGGAATGATGCGATGAATATGCTGCTAAAAGAGCAGTTTATCGCCCAAGTCGGCAAGATCCTCAGCGATGCACAAGTGTCAGTCGTTCCCGCTGAAATGGCCAAACTCGAAGGTTTCTTCGAAGGCATGGAGCAAGTCACCCACACGGTGAGCGGCCAACATTCTGTTAATAAAGGAGCACGTTAA
- a CDS encoding NfeD family protein → MVFSNPILVWAIIGLILMFAELVVPGGIVVLLGAACLVVAGALGIGLVEGVVQSMTLWFISAIVLLLTFRQVTQKLVGGDSHVDNTDEELDIYNQIARVKQTIGPGQTTGRVEFQGSEWPALGDGSIIAVGTEVRIICRENIALVVEPVNQATSQN, encoded by the coding sequence ATGGTGTTTTCAAATCCAATTTTAGTGTGGGCGATCATTGGGCTTATCTTGATGTTTGCCGAACTCGTGGTACCGGGTGGTATAGTCGTGTTGCTGGGAGCGGCTTGTCTCGTCGTTGCTGGTGCATTGGGTATCGGCCTAGTGGAAGGCGTAGTGCAGAGCATGACCCTGTGGTTTATTTCGGCCATTGTTTTGCTGTTAACCTTCAGGCAAGTGACTCAAAAACTCGTAGGTGGCGATTCCCATGTAGATAACACCGATGAAGAGCTCGATATTTACAATCAAATCGCCCGCGTAAAACAAACCATTGGCCCAGGACAGACTACGGGCCGAGTCGAGTTTCAAGGGAGCGAATGGCCCGCACTCGGCGATGGCAGTATTATTGCGGTGGGCACTGAAGTCCGAATTATTTGTCGTGAAAACATTGCCCTCGTGGTTGAGCCTGTTAATCAGGCAACTTCTCAAAACTAA
- the argS gene encoding arginine--tRNA ligase, whose translation MKSHIQSLLEQTLESFKQQGILPADFEARIQVDRTKDKSHGDLATNLAMMLTKAAGKNPRELAQLIIDNLPASAYVAKVEIAGPGFINFFIDDSALANQLQAAIQDEHLGIKLPTPQTIVVDYSSPNLAKEMHVGHLRSTIIGDSVVRTLEFLGHRVIRQNHVGDWGTQFGMLLAYMEELRAQNGEQAQLELSDLETFYRAAKLRFDESAEFATRARQLVVELQSGDAYCNKLWREFNDISLSHCHQVYERLGVSLTRADVHGESAYNADLEQVVKDLDAKGLLTESNGAKVVFQEAFRNKEGEALPVIIQKADGGYLYATTDLAAMRYRSNVLKADRVLYFVDLRQALHFQQVFSLAKLAKFVREDMSLEHLGFGTMNGEDGRPFKTRTGGVVKLVDLLEEANVRALDLVRSKNPDMDEATLAEIARVVGISAVKYADLSKNRTSDYIFSFEQMLSFEGNTAPYLLYAYTRVAGIFKRATDVDLSQATIVLEHEKEKDLGNKLAQFGEILNRVVDKGQPHVLCGYLYELAGAFSSFYEACPVLAADNDAQRDSRLLLSQLTARTLQKGLNLLGIETLERM comes from the coding sequence ATGAAATCACATATCCAATCATTACTTGAACAAACACTCGAATCCTTTAAACAACAAGGCATTTTGCCGGCTGATTTTGAAGCGCGCATTCAAGTAGATCGAACCAAGGATAAGAGCCATGGCGACCTAGCAACCAACTTAGCCATGATGCTAACTAAAGCGGCGGGTAAAAATCCCCGCGAATTAGCCCAGCTGATCATCGACAACCTGCCCGCTTCTGCCTATGTCGCTAAAGTCGAAATTGCTGGCCCTGGATTTATCAATTTCTTCATAGATGACAGCGCACTTGCTAACCAATTGCAGGCTGCGATCCAGGACGAGCATTTAGGGATTAAATTACCCACGCCACAAACCATTGTGGTGGATTACTCTTCACCCAACCTTGCCAAGGAGATGCACGTAGGCCACCTACGTTCGACCATTATTGGCGACAGCGTAGTGCGCACCCTAGAGTTTTTGGGCCACAGGGTTATCCGCCAAAATCATGTGGGCGACTGGGGAACTCAGTTTGGTATGCTGCTGGCCTATATGGAAGAACTGCGCGCCCAGAATGGCGAACAGGCACAGCTTGAACTCTCTGATTTAGAAACATTTTACCGCGCAGCCAAACTACGCTTCGACGAATCGGCAGAGTTTGCCACCCGCGCACGCCAACTTGTGGTCGAGCTACAATCGGGCGACGCCTATTGCAACAAACTGTGGCGCGAATTTAACGACATTTCCTTAAGCCACTGTCACCAGGTCTATGAGCGTTTAGGCGTCAGCCTGACCCGCGCCGATGTGCACGGTGAAAGTGCCTACAATGCGGATCTCGAACAGGTCGTAAAAGATTTAGACGCGAAAGGATTATTGACCGAAAGCAACGGCGCGAAAGTCGTGTTCCAAGAAGCCTTCCGCAACAAGGAAGGTGAAGCCCTGCCCGTGATCATTCAAAAGGCCGATGGGGGTTACTTATATGCCACGACCGATCTTGCCGCTATGCGTTATCGCTCCAATGTACTGAAGGCTGACCGTGTGCTCTACTTTGTGGATCTGCGCCAAGCGCTGCATTTCCAACAGGTTTTTAGCCTGGCTAAATTGGCTAAATTTGTTCGCGAGGATATGTCACTGGAGCACTTAGGCTTCGGCACTATGAATGGTGAAGATGGCCGCCCATTCAAGACCCGCACGGGCGGTGTAGTCAAGTTGGTGGATTTGTTAGAAGAAGCCAATGTGCGCGCACTGGATCTCGTTCGCAGCAAAAACCCCGATATGGATGAAGCTACCTTAGCCGAAATCGCCCGTGTCGTCGGTATTAGCGCGGTGAAATACGCCGATTTATCTAAAAATCGTACCAGCGATTACATTTTCAGCTTCGAACAAATGCTCAGTTTTGAAGGCAATACCGCGCCTTACTTACTCTACGCCTACACCCGTGTTGCAGGTATCTTCAAACGGGCCACTGACGTGGATTTAAGCCAAGCGACTATCGTGCTCGAGCATGAAAAAGAGAAGGACCTAGGTAACAAACTGGCGCAGTTTGGTGAAATCCTTAATCGCGTGGTGGATAAAGGCCAGCCACACGTATTATGTGGTTATCTCTATGAATTAGCAGGTGCATTCTCCAGCTTCTACGAGGCTTGTCCTGTGCTTGCCGCCGATAATGATGCACAACGCGATAGCCGCTTGCTGCTGTCACAACTGACGGCTCGCACCCTACAAAAGGGCCTAAATCTACTAGGTATCGAAACCCTAGAACGGATGTAA
- a CDS encoding YdcH family protein, with product MFPEYRELISTLKSQDAHFQRKFSEHNQLDEEIKQLEKRVGSDFNPAVKELKSKKLHLKEEIYQILKSHEQN from the coding sequence ATGTTTCCAGAGTACAGAGAGTTAATTTCCACCCTCAAATCCCAAGATGCTCATTTCCAACGCAAATTCAGCGAGCACAACCAGCTAGACGAGGAAATAAAACAACTGGAAAAACGAGTCGGTAGCGATTTCAACCCTGCGGTGAAAGAGCTCAAGAGTAAAAAGCTACATTTAAAAGAAGAGATCTACCAGATCCTTAAATCCCACGAACAAAACTAA
- a CDS encoding SPFH domain-containing protein, translated as MNIPLDTDLAVMAIWGLIFAIFVIKLFQSIRLVPTKSAYIVERLGKYHSTLDAGFHTLIPFVDKVAYIHDLKEETIDVPPQECFSSDEVNVEVDGVIYISVIDPVKASYGITDYRYAAIQLAQTTTRSVIGTLDLDRTFEERDVISAKVVEVLDQAGAMWGIRVHRYEIKNITPPETVKNAMEMQVNAERERRALLAKSEGDKQSKINRSEGIKAETVNRSEGEMQRRINEAEGKAEEILTLSRATAESIERLAAVIAAPGGHNALRMQLGEQYMKQLDGLSHKSSRVVLPGNMVDFDYWMNSIGLKEKSSKE; from the coding sequence ATGAATATCCCTCTCGATACCGATTTAGCTGTGATGGCGATTTGGGGACTGATTTTTGCGATTTTTGTGATCAAACTGTTCCAGTCGATCCGTTTAGTGCCAACTAAGTCTGCCTATATTGTTGAGCGTTTAGGTAAGTATCACAGCACCTTAGATGCGGGTTTTCATACCTTGATCCCCTTTGTGGATAAAGTGGCCTATATACATGACTTAAAAGAGGAAACAATTGATGTACCTCCCCAGGAATGTTTTTCTAGCGACGAAGTGAATGTGGAGGTCGACGGTGTTATTTATATCTCGGTGATCGATCCGGTTAAGGCGAGTTACGGCATTACCGACTACCGTTATGCGGCCATTCAATTAGCGCAGACTACGACCCGTTCTGTGATTGGTACCTTAGATTTAGACAGAACCTTTGAGGAGCGTGATGTGATCTCCGCCAAGGTGGTCGAAGTGCTGGATCAGGCGGGAGCTATGTGGGGGATCCGCGTGCATCGCTATGAGATTAAAAATATCACTCCACCCGAAACCGTTAAAAATGCGATGGAAATGCAAGTCAACGCCGAACGTGAGCGCCGCGCATTATTGGCTAAGAGTGAGGGCGATAAGCAGAGTAAGATTAATCGCTCCGAAGGGATAAAGGCTGAAACCGTCAACCGCTCCGAGGGGGAAATGCAGCGCCGGATTAACGAAGCCGAAGGTAAGGCGGAGGAGATCTTAACCCTATCCCGCGCTACTGCCGAATCCATTGAACGCTTGGCCGCTGTGATTGCCGCGCCCGGTGGCCATAATGCCCTGAGGATGCAACTGGGTGAGCAATATATGAAGCAGCTCGATGGATTAAGCCATAAGAGTAGCCGAGTGGTGCTACCCGGTAATATGGTCGATTTTGATTACTGGATGAATAGCATAGGGTTAAAAGAGAAAAGCAGTAAGGAATAA
- a CDS encoding type III PLP-dependent enzyme — protein sequence MSQFQSIDVADYYDMDTFKRIEAFAKDKATPFVVIDTSIIAKQYDDMVNSFPYANVYYAVKANPAAEILTLLKDKGSNFDIASIYELDMVTKVGVTADRVSYGNTIKKRQDVRAFYERGVRMYASDSEADLRMIAEEAPGSRIYVRILTEGTDTADWPLSRKFGCQNEMAYELLVLAQELGLEPYGISFHVGSQQRDIGAWDSAIGKVKSIFDRLRDEHNITLKMINMGGGFPANYIDKTNQLGVYAEQITHFLKEDFGDDLPQIILEPGRSLISNAGILVSEVVLISKKSYTALERWVFTDVGKFSGLIETMDEAIKFPIYTEKKGELDKCVIAGPTCDSADIMYEHYSYGLPNDLAIGDRMYWLTAGAYTTTYSAVCFNGFPPLKDYYL from the coding sequence ATGAGCCAATTTCAATCTATTGATGTTGCTGATTATTATGACATGGACACATTCAAGCGTATTGAAGCGTTTGCCAAAGACAAAGCAACCCCATTCGTAGTGATCGATACCAGTATCATTGCGAAACAATACGATGACATGGTTAATAGTTTTCCTTATGCCAACGTTTATTATGCAGTTAAGGCGAACCCAGCGGCCGAGATCTTGACCTTATTAAAAGATAAAGGGTCAAACTTTGATATTGCCTCGATTTATGAGCTAGATATGGTCACTAAGGTGGGCGTGACAGCCGACCGCGTGAGCTACGGCAATACCATTAAAAAGCGCCAGGATGTGCGTGCGTTTTATGAGCGTGGTGTGCGTATGTATGCATCCGACTCCGAAGCCGATCTGCGTATGATCGCCGAAGAAGCCCCCGGTTCGCGCATCTATGTCCGCATCTTGACCGAAGGCACGGATACCGCCGATTGGCCATTGTCACGCAAATTCGGTTGCCAGAATGAAATGGCCTATGAGCTGTTAGTTCTAGCGCAGGAATTAGGGCTAGAACCCTACGGTATTTCGTTCCACGTGGGTTCACAGCAGCGTGATATCGGTGCTTGGGATTCGGCGATTGGCAAAGTAAAAAGCATTTTCGACCGTCTGCGTGATGAGCACAATATCACTTTGAAAATGATCAATATGGGCGGCGGTTTCCCGGCGAACTACATTGATAAAACGAATCAATTGGGCGTATATGCCGAGCAAATTACCCATTTCTTGAAGGAGGATTTCGGTGACGATTTACCGCAAATTATCCTTGAGCCGGGCCGTTCATTGATTTCCAATGCGGGCATTTTAGTGTCTGAAGTCGTGCTGATCAGCAAGAAATCCTACACGGCCTTAGAGCGTTGGGTATTTACCGATGTGGGTAAATTCTCGGGTCTGATTGAAACTATGGATGAGGCGATCAAGTTCCCTATCTACACCGAGAAGAAAGGTGAATTGGATAAATGCGTGATTGCGGGCCCGACCTGCGACAGTGCCGATATTATGTATGAACACTATAGCTATGGTCTGCCGAATGATCTCGCCATCGGTGACAGAATGTATTGGTTAACTGCGGGAGCATATACAACAACCTACTCGGCTGTTTGCTTTAACGGTTTCCCACCGCTCAAAGATTACTATTTGTAA